A segment of the Aureliella helgolandensis genome:
GGGCTAAACGTTAACCAAAGTCTTTTTTCCTGGGGAAGTTGCATTTGCAACTTCCCCTTTTTGACATGTGGAATGGTCCACGTGTTTTGTAAACCAGTATTGCCGTGCGAATGGTCGCCAGCAATGCGCATTGAAAGGAGGACTTATGGAAAGAAAGGACAAAGAGCCTATCCATACAGTCGAGAGAGGACGCATCCAACTACCTATCTGGGAGAACCAGAGGGAAGACGGGAGCGCGTGGTTTAACGTTACAGTGAAGCGGTTGTTCAAATCCGGTGGGGAATGGCAGGAGTCCCAAACTTTCGGGCGCGAAGATTTACTCGCGTTGTCGGAGGGAGTGACTGAGGCCTACCGCTGGATTTGGGAACAGCGAAACACAGCACGCAAATCCACAAAACGAACGGCATAGTGGCGTTCAATAAGAACAACTGTCAGCCGACTGCAAGTCGGCTGACCTCAAAGGATTGGGACTATGAAAAATGCAACAAGGCAGCCAGTGACAACGTTGTTAATTGGCACACTGCGGATCACACCCGCAGCTTGGGAAAAGGTCGAAATGGAAGCACTATTCGAGAGTTTCATTCGACACCTGAACGGCAATTGGGGCGACTTGGACGAACACGACTGGAAGGCAAATGATGATGCCATCGAGTATGGCGGACGAGTGCTCTCCTCTTACTCGGACAGGAACGATACTCGGTTCTGGATTATCACGGAAGCAGATCGCTCGGCAACGACGATTCTGCTCCCGAGTGAATACTAACTGAGTACAGGTAGGTTCTTTATCTTGCGTCATTAATGAAGGTTCAGTCGTGGAGAGCCAGCACGCTCTCCACGCTTTAGGTTTTGCAACGTCATTTTTGCTAGGCATTCACTTGGTTGTTTTCGCGGTGATGGTTTCGGCCATGATCGGGGAAACAACGGGTGGCGTACGGTCCCCAACGAAGTCCCGTACGCCTTTTAACAACCACCAAGAGGAGGTTATCTCATGAATGAGATGAACAAAGCAAGCAATTTGACCTTTGGGATGAGCGGCGCTCGTTCCAGGGTTCAGGAAGATGAAGCACGGCCAAAGAAGGCGAACGTTATTCGGCACTTACCATCTGTGCTCCATGATGTTTCGCCTGAAGTCGAGAAGCTAACCACGGAGCAATTCGTGGGTCTCATTCTCGTCATTGCCGATCTGATCGACTCGATCAGCGGAGAGGTCTTTATCGCGAGAGAATTAGGCGATGACCTTTCGTGTCTTTCACATTGCCTTCGGCGAACAGTTACGGAGGTGAAGTAATGGGAAAGACAATCGTTAATGGCAATGCAGAACCAACACGGAGGTTTGTCAACGCCGACAGGCATCAGTGCCAGTGTGGCGGTCAACTTCAGAAGTTCGACGAAAATTCATCAAGCCAAACTGCATATTGCAGCCGGTGCAATGAGTATTCGTTGATACTTCGGCCCGCGTATGAAACCCAAGTGATTCATTTGAATCTCTTTGGGACCATTCGTGGAAACGCTGCTTATCAGCGGCCTTATAGCGACATGGAACGAGCAGAAGAGCTTGTAGTCTGTTTGGTGATGGACGTGTGGCCTAATTGGGCAACGATCGACCAATTCAGTATCTACAGCTCTGACCACCTAGGAGCGCTACAACACGCGCTACGAAGCGGTTGCACTGCTTACGATTTTGATCGAGTCCAAGGGGACGGTAGTGCCATTACAAATTTGGTGCGATGCGTCTCAACACAACCATACGGTCGTGTTGACTTCGATCACGGATTGGCGTTTGCCAAGTCGTCAAGGCTGCACAAGCGGCGTTAATACCCTTGCTCTTGGTAACCGGATCTTCCCGGTTGCCAAGGGCTTTTTCTTTCTAATCATCCGGAGACCAACCATGGCCCAGCCAGCTCACACTATTCGGTTTGGACTAATCAAAGCCAGCATCTGGCAGAATCACACCCGCGTTGGCGATCGGCACAGCGTGACGATCGTTCGACTTTACAAGAACGGAGATACCTGGAAAGAGTCGCTGCGATTCGGTCGAGACGATTTGCCGCTAGTCTGCAAAGTCAGCGATTTGGCACATTCATGGATCTTCGAGCACAGCCAAGAAGAGCGGGCCGCCAATTCCCCAGTCGCGTAGTTCCTGATGCCCCAAATTTGCATTGAAAGGCATTGAGCTTGCACGATTCATCCAATGAAACTGAAAAACCACCAGAGGCGGAATTGTCCAATTGGTGGTATTCCGCCTGTGAGCACTGCACCGCCAAGTGGTTTGCGCCGTTTCAGCCGGTGGTTTGTCCGCGCTGCGGCTCGCCCGTATTGCAGCCCGAGCGCAAGCTTCCGCCATGGCTCGACAGTGCACCAGCCAGGAAGCTGACATAGTTGCCTAGACATTTGCAGCATTCATCAGAAAGTTCCAGTGAGCAAATTGACCTCCAGCGAATCCCAACACGATCTCGGTCCACAGGCAGCAAGCTTGGACGGCGGCGCAAGCGAGCTGATCCTGCCCACGATCGTGGGCGACTTGCAATTGTTGGTTGATCGCGGCGCCAAATTCTCAACCATTTATGCCGATCCACCGTGGCCTTATAGCAACACTGCGGCTCGCGGTGCTGCAGAGAACCACTACAAGACAATGACTATGGAAGACATTTTACGGGAACCGGTGAATCTTCTTGCTGCCACCCAGTCACACCTGCACTTATGGACCACAAATGCATTCTTGCGAGAAGCATTCGACGTGATGAATGCTTGGGGATTTCAATACAAGTCGTGCTTGCTGTGGGTAAAGCCACAGATGGGGATGGGCAACTACTGGCGAGTTTCGCACGAGTTTCTGTTACTGGGAGTGCGCGGAAGCTTGCCATTCCAAGACAACAAATGCCGAAGCTGGATTTCGGCCCGCCGCACCGTGCACAGCCGCAAGCCGTTCGCATTTCGGGAACTCGTTGAACGCGTCAGTCCAGGTCCCTATTTGGAGCTGTATGGCCGAGTAGAGCAGCCCAACACCACATGGACCGTCTACGGAAACCAAGTTGAAAGACGATTGTTCTGAGACGTTTTTATTTGTAGTCGATGTTGATTTCACTCCAAGAACGAGAATTACCAATGCTAAAATCAAATACCGGAAAAACCGGTCCGCGCGAAGCAGTCGATGAAAGCGACGTGCTTCAGATATTGCTACGGCGGCTCGACCAAATCGAAGCCAAGCTGCAAATAGATCCGAAAGGGGAGCGTGAGTACTTCTCGGTATCCGAGGCAGCCGAGCTTCTCGGCAAGGCAACGTTTACCGTTCGCGAGTGGTGCCGTCTTGAGCGCATCAACGCCCGCAAACGTCCCTCTGGTCGAGGCCGAAGCCTCGAGTGGATGATCTCAGCCAAAGAAATTCAACGCATCATCGATCAAGGACTACTGCCACGAGACCTTTGAGCACATCGCCTCACCGCTGCAGAAATTCACGATTGCACGCGAGTCAGAGGCAAACGAAACTCGTCGACCGGAGTTTATTTCAAGCATTCAATCTCAGCTAGTTTCGAGCCAGAATCATGGCGGCCTGGGCGAGCGCTCAATCGGCCGTCGGAGTGTTGATGGAACGTGCCACCGTTAGATTGCCATTGGCGGAGGGCCTTGGTACTTCGCACTGCTTCAAAATGCACCCATTCGCGAATGTACTCGCGCAATGCTGGTGGCACCAAGGCCATCGGTCCGCGCGGGTCGCAGACAGGAGCCCCGATAGATCTGTGCAGAATCGCCCGAAACTCTTGAGCGAGCGCTGCAGTGTCAGCAGGTTGACCATCGATTGAGGACCAGAGGCGATTGATCAATTCGTTGTCAAATGGAGGCCGTTGTTCGCCGCGCGTCGGGTTCACCTGCGGTGCTGCGTCGGCCAAAGCCCAGGGCGACAATACCGCGTACTGCTCTACACGGCTAATACTGTCAACCTTTCGCTGATGCCTGAATAGGTCTGGAGCCCACGTAACCTGGATTCGAGCCCCACGTTTGCGATGCAACTCTGGGTAACGGACGCGGATATCCGTTTTTTGACAGTAATCCTCCGTCAATCGCGTTAGCTGAGCTTTATTCGAATCCTCATTTAGAACGTCCACAATCAGCTGTTCCAGAGCGCGTCCACAACTCGGAGCCACCAACCGTGGAAATCGGCTTGGCTCGGCTTGTAGAATTCGAGGAAGCATCATCGCTAAATCGTTCAGATCGCACACGAGGCTTCGCATCGAGTGCCGCACATTGAGTGTGGCCAGACAATCCGTCTCATGTTTGTCAAAGAATACAAATCCAATGCCCCAACTCCTAGCTTCAATAAGCTGATCAGTCCGTAAGAAAACTTTCTCACCGTTAGTGCTAGTCGCCAGGTATCGGTAGCGGGTAAGCTTCGGGCTGCCGCCATCGGGTTCAAGTTCATCGGGCCGGTACTCCACTTTGTCTGCGTGAAACCAGGTGTGCATACCCAACAGCTGATCACGTGTTCGTTCAAGCAGTGCAAATACCGTCTCGATGCGACGCCCTTGTGTATCCTTGATTGATGGATAACGGACCAAACGCCTGTAAACGTTCAAAAGGTCTGTCCCGAAGTGTCCTTCAAGATCAACTCGAGCAAGGTAAACTGGGAGTACACCCTTTTGATAAGCGTTCTCGAGGTTCACGATAGTCTGTCGAAGCTCACGAAAGAATCTATCGACCTCCGTGGCGCCGACCACGGGCTCATATCTTGTCCTAACTGTATTTCCGGTAATCATTGTTAGTCGCTCCGCAATTTGTTGACTTCGTTCTCGCGCCGCGACAAATCTAATGACGTTGCCGTTGCCTTCGCGAATGATCAAACACGTGAGCGTTACGCGACCAGAACTCTGTGGACAAGAACCAAACTGTGGGTGGGCGGTTTAAAGAATGTGTATCCTAAGTCGTCGTCGCGATTGGGAGGGAGATTTCGACTGCAGAGCTGGGTACTGAGCGGAAAACAACACGATGAATAAAGTACGTTGCAACCTAGTCGTCATTCGCTCCAAGCAGCTTGACGCCGCTGCGCGCTTCTATGGCGCACTTGGACTTCGACTTATCAAGCATCGACATGGGAGTGGTCCAGAGCACTTTGCCTCGGAAATTGACACCCCGACTTTTGAAATCTATCCTTTAACAAATGAAGCCACTGCCACCACAGGAGTCCGCATTGGTTTCGCAGTTGAAAGCGTGGATCAAGTCTTTGAGCATCTCCTGAGCGTGGGTGGACAAGCGGTCAGTGCCCCAAAAAATTCGCCATGGGGTCGTCGCGCCGTGATTGCAGATACCGACGGTCATCGAGTTGAGTTAACGTCCGCGATTGAGCCTGAGGAAGCGGCGGGGGGCTGATAGACCTGCTTCTACAACTTAGCCAAAGACTTTCGCCAGCTCACGACGCTGTGAACTTGGAAACAGGTGCCGGTAGCGGCGGCGCATCTCTTCGGTTTGGTGCCCGACCCAGGCGTCGATCATACGTTGATCGACTGCGGCTGAAGCGCAGTTGCTAATAAAGCTATGGCGAAAAACGTGCCAGCCGCGTATGTGCTTCCACTTGCTGCCCGACAAGACCGCGTCCAAATGATCACTGGCCTCGTCGGGAGCAACGCTCTCCCAGTTCTCGCGGCGCTCGGCATTGCGAGACCGCCGGACGCGGTGATCGAGCGGAAATGTATACGAGGTGTTGCCGCATTGCTTGCACCACTGGCGAAGCGTCTCTTTGAGAAAGGGACTAAGCGGGACGTGGCGAAAAGACTGCTTGCCGCGGATTCGCTTCTTTTCGCGGATCATTAATATGTCGCTCTCGAAGTCGATGTCCTCAGTACGGGAGCGACAAATTTCACTGCGGCGGGCGCCAGTGTGGGAAGCGAGCACCGTCATGGGATAGAGGAAGCCGTACGTCGAGTTCTGCTTGACGTAGGTTAGCAGCTCGTCTAACTCCTTGGTACTCAAATAGAGCGAGTCCCAAAGTTCAAGCTGGCTGATTTTACCGGTGACCATTCCTCGATCGATGCGGCGCTGGATTTCTTCCAAAGTGAGAAAAGGCGATGCCTCGGTTTGAAGTGGGTAGTGCAAGCCTTGATTCGGAAAGTCAGAGCTGACGTGATCGAAGCGTTTCGCCCAGCGCCAGAGCGTTCGGAAAGTGGCCATCTCTTTGCGAATCGTGCCTGTCGATACTTTCTTTCCGCGGTGCCCGTCCTCTTCGGAGCGCTTTGAGATATATCGCTGGAGGTCACCAGCCGTGATCGTAACTAAACGCGTGTTCTGCCCCAAGATTCGAGCAACATGTCTCATGTGGACTTTGGTAATACGGAGCGACTCAGGCGCGTGCGAATCTCTGGGGAGACTCTCGCGGTACTTGTCATAGATGCACCCCAACTGCATTTGGCCGGTGGGCTGCGGCTTGCCACTGAGCCGACCGTCCGAGACGAGAAAGCTCATGAGGTCCGCACCTGGGGGAACTTCGAGGCGACCGCGCTCCACCAATTCGATATTCTCCTGGATGCGAAGTCGAATGCCTTCCGCCTTGTTGGCTTCGTTCGTCTTCGTAGATCGCTTGAGCCGTGCTCCAGCGTACCGAAAGCAAACCAAGTAGATTCCAGATTTTTGTTGTTCCAGCCAAGCCATATGCGTTGAACTCCTTGTTGTAAATTGTGGCGATTGACCGGTGAAACGGCCATCGATACAAATTCAACACAAGCTCAACGCTGCCCCGTTTTTGCCCCGTAAACGGTTAGGATACGAAAAAAGGACTTAGAGCTGATTGCCCTAAGTCCTTTGTTTGAAAGCGTTTGTGCGATTTCAAATTGTGGAAAACTAAGCTCCTCCGGTAGGACTCGAACCTACGACCCGGCGGTTAACAGCCGCCTGCTCTACCAACTGAGCTACAGAGGAATATGGGTTGCAGCCTAACAAGCCTTCAGCTCGCAGGATGCCTGGTCTCATTAAAGCGGAACCGGGGCAGAAGGACTGGAAAAGGGCCGCGAAGCTCTCAACCAAAGAATAATGTATCTGTCGGTTCCAATGATGCGTCTAGATTACCTTGATCCTGGCAGACTCGCAAGTCCGATTTGATGGCTAAAGACAGATCTTTTGACTCTGAACTTTTTCGGCCTCTTTCGCGCCGATGTTGAACGTTTTCCTGTGAAATGGACCAAGTTAATAACAAGGACGGGCGGAATCTTAAGCGACGAATCAGAAATTTCTAGGTCCGACTTGCCGACTGGTCTAGCCAGCCTGCATGGGCGGACCAATGCGCCCGCTAGCACTTGCCCCAAATGGTTCCCAACCTACTCCACTATCGGGGCATCGACCCTCGACACTCTGACCAGAACTACTCAGACCTGATCCGATGGGAACGAAAGTCGCTAGCTCAGCTCGGGTAACACTGCACCGTCCATCCTGGAACTCCACAAGTCAGGGTCAGCAGCACGAAACAGCAAGGAGGCATATGTGGGTGCCAACCTGAAGGCGCCCGGAGACGATTACAACTGGCGGAATTGCTGCCTATCGGACGCCACCTGCAACTGGCTCAGGGAGTAGTGCCAGGGAAACTGCGATGAGGCCCCAATAGCGTCTTGCCGTGCTCCGCCCCACTACGCATTACCGAGTAGGGAGCGTTTTCAGCGTTGACGCATAGATAGCATCTCTAATCAGCCTGTAGCGGCGACCACCTGTCCTTGCTGACGCGGCGGGTTGCAATGAAATGGTGCCGATTCGACGGACAGTCGAGACTCTTAGTTCAGCGGAGCAAGTTTGCGTCGAATTGGGTAGGTGAAAGATATCCGATCGAAGAGTGCTTGCAGGCTTGACGCAATAGTAGCATCTCTAATCAGCCTGTAGCGGCGACCAACTTTCCTTGCTGACCGGGCTGTTGATTTAATCGCAATTTGAATTTTAATGCGGAGGTAGCATCCTTAATTGACTTGCAGCGGAGGTTACCTTTCCTTGCTCACGCGGCGGGTTGCAATTTCAACAGCCCGTTACGGGGCGGGTTGCAATGTGATCAAGCTTCCACAGTGGCTTCGTCTTCCTTAGCCCGGTTGCGACTCCGTTTCGTGGCACCGCGCTGTAGCACCGTGCACTGCGATAGGCCCCGTTGTCGTGGTCCCCTGTCCGATAGAAAAATGAGGCGGACCACGACCATGTGGGAATTGGGAATAGGGAAATGTCCTAGGACTAATTGATCAGACCATCGAGCTGTTCCACGAGATTAGAAAAATGCTTGAGGGCCGTTTCGACCGGCTCGGGACTGGCCATGTCGACACCGGCACCACGCAGAAGATCTAGAGGATCTTGCGAACAGCCACCACTTAGGAACCCTAAGTAATCTTGCAATTCTTGCGGCCCTCCCTCAAGGACTCGGCGCGATAAGGCGATGGCGGCGGACAATCCCGTGGCGTATTTGTAAACGTAAAAGCCGCGGTAGAAATGTGGAATCCGCAAGCACTCCAGCTCGAGTTGCTCATCGATCACGAATTCGGGGCCAAAGTAGGCTTCCAACAATTCGCGATAAACCCGCTTGAGCGACTCGACGGTCAAAGGATCCCCCGCTTCGGTCATCGCGTGGGTAATCTTCTCGAACTCAGCGAACATCGTCTGTCGAATGATGGTAGCTCGCACACTGTCCACTTCGTGATTCAGCAGGAAAGCCTTGAGTCGCACATCGTCGGTCGACTTCAGTAGGTGGTGGGTCAACAATTGCTCGTTGAAGGTACTGGCTACTTCTGCCACGAAGATCGTGTAGTTGTAGTATTGGTAGGGCTGATTTTTTGCGGAATAGTGGCTGTGCATTGAGTGCCCGGCCTCGTGGGTCAACGTGAAGAGATCGTTGAGCACCTTGGGCTTGTAGTTCATGAGGATGTAGGGAGCACCGGTGAAAGTGCCACAACTGAAGGCCCCACTTTGCTTGCCCTTGTTGGGATAGCGATCACACCACCGCTGAGTTGTTAATCCGGCCCGCAAGACGGAGGTGTACTCTTCCCCCAACGGCGCCAACGACTCAATCACCGACTCGACCGCTTGCTCCCAATCGCAGTGATGCTCGATATCAGCCACCATAGGAACGTAGGTGTCGTAGTGATGGATGTCGTCCAGCCCCATGTTCCGTCGCCGCATGTCGAAGTAGCGGTGGACGGCAGGCAGGTGTTTGCGAACCGAACCGATCAAGTTGTCGTAGA
Coding sequences within it:
- a CDS encoding MT-A70 family methyltransferase — translated: MSKLTSSESQHDLGPQAASLDGGASELILPTIVGDLQLLVDRGAKFSTIYADPPWPYSNTAARGAAENHYKTMTMEDILREPVNLLAATQSHLHLWTTNAFLREAFDVMNAWGFQYKSCLLWVKPQMGMGNYWRVSHEFLLLGVRGSLPFQDNKCRSWISARRTVHSRKPFAFRELVERVSPGPYLELYGRVEQPNTTWTVYGNQVERRLF
- a CDS encoding helix-turn-helix domain-containing protein; its protein translation is MLKSNTGKTGPREAVDESDVLQILLRRLDQIEAKLQIDPKGEREYFSVSEAAELLGKATFTVREWCRLERINARKRPSGRGRSLEWMISAKEIQRIIDQGLLPRDL
- a CDS encoding VOC family protein, yielding MNKVRCNLVVIRSKQLDAAARFYGALGLRLIKHRHGSGPEHFASEIDTPTFEIYPLTNEATATTGVRIGFAVESVDQVFEHLLSVGGQAVSAPKNSPWGRRAVIADTDGHRVELTSAIEPEEAAGG
- a CDS encoding tyrosine-type recombinase/integrase, with protein sequence MAWLEQQKSGIYLVCFRYAGARLKRSTKTNEANKAEGIRLRIQENIELVERGRLEVPPGADLMSFLVSDGRLSGKPQPTGQMQLGCIYDKYRESLPRDSHAPESLRITKVHMRHVARILGQNTRLVTITAGDLQRYISKRSEEDGHRGKKVSTGTIRKEMATFRTLWRWAKRFDHVSSDFPNQGLHYPLQTEASPFLTLEEIQRRIDRGMVTGKISQLELWDSLYLSTKELDELLTYVKQNSTYGFLYPMTVLASHTGARRSEICRSRTEDIDFESDILMIREKKRIRGKQSFRHVPLSPFLKETLRQWCKQCGNTSYTFPLDHRVRRSRNAERRENWESVAPDEASDHLDAVLSGSKWKHIRGWHVFRHSFISNCASAAVDQRMIDAWVGHQTEEMRRRYRHLFPSSQRRELAKVFG
- the pepF gene encoding oligoendopeptidase F, encoding MNAVKHVPARSEVPEQDCWDLSSLQASDTAWNEDFKKFEQGIEKYATFQGRLSEGPAVLAECFRFDQEMDLLAERLGTYAFLKTTEDQANNTYQALVGRFQNVAVKAGQLASYIRPELLAIPAEQMDAYLASEELAEYQLVLQRIVRYREHTLSNSEENLLAMQGEMAGTASKVFGQLNDADLKFGNLENEDGETVELTNSTFSQFLISPSREVRKNAFHQYYEQFQAHENTLAATLAGSIHGEVYYAKARKYPSSLDAALFPDNVPRSVYDNLIGSVRKHLPAVHRYFDMRRRNMGLDDIHHYDTYVPMVADIEHHCDWEQAVESVIESLAPLGEEYTSVLRAGLTTQRWCDRYPNKGKQSGAFSCGTFTGAPYILMNYKPKVLNDLFTLTHEAGHSMHSHYSAKNQPYQYYNYTIFVAEVASTFNEQLLTHHLLKSTDDVRLKAFLLNHEVDSVRATIIRQTMFAEFEKITHAMTEAGDPLTVESLKRVYRELLEAYFGPEFVIDEQLELECLRIPHFYRGFYVYKYATGLSAAIALSRRVLEGGPQELQDYLGFLSGGCSQDPLDLLRGAGVDMASPEPVETALKHFSNLVEQLDGLIN